A single window of Rhipicephalus microplus isolate Deutch F79 chromosome 5, USDA_Rmic, whole genome shotgun sequence DNA harbors:
- the eIF3m gene encoding eukaryotic translation initiation factor 3 subunit m, with protein MSTPTFIDVGVDEQCLDLRAYFKGLGADISEEQPPASLALNLAEIINVCDVCFREASDSDIETVLNSIVSLLVDLVPAEGEPLVNAFCAKLAQVPSNRLGVMAVRVLQNLFEALSVDSPLRYDVYYNLVKAAAKTDMIMSVFSDLPKLKSWMAALRVPVPRVQRLLRALHEALLECRQGGELASRVMVELLSTYTEDNASQARDDAHRCIVSCLADPTTFLLDHLLPLKPVRFLEGELVHDLLTIFVADKLSAYLAFYQANKDFVSSLGLSHEQSLHKMRLLTLMQLAESRRELPFELLQQELQLQDVEGFVVEALRTRMLTAKIDQMGRKVIVGTTVHRTFGRHQWVQLKESLAQWHDRLGHVESSMDRVTRAHFEPLTAPPTA; from the exons ATGAGTACACCGACATTCATTGATGTTGGCGTGGACGAGCAGTGCCTCGACCTGCGCGCCTACTTCAAGGGCCTGGGTGCCGACATTTCGGAGGAGCAGCCACCTGCCAGCTTGGCCCTCAACTTGGCCGAAATCATCAACGTGTGCGATGTGTGCTTCCGCGAAGCCTCTGACTCGGACATCGAGACGGTGCTCAACAGCATTGTCTCCCTGCTCGTGGACCTGGTGCCCGCCGAGGGGGAGCCCCTGGTGAACGCGTTCTGCGCCAAACTGGCGCAGGTCCCGTCCAACCGGCTCGGCGTGATGGCCGTGCGCGTGCTTCAGAATCTCTTCGAGGCGCTCAGCGTGGATAGCCCCCTGCGTTACGACGTCTACTACAATCTGGTCAAGGCGGCCGCCAAGACGGACATGATAATGTCGGTGTTCAGCGATCTCCCGAAG CTGAAGTCGTGGATGGCAGCACTGCGAGTGCCCGTGCCGCGGGTGCAGCGGCTTCTGCGAGCGCTGCACGAGGCCCTGCTGGAATGCCGCCAGGGCGGAGAGCTAGCTTCACGTGTCATGGTCGAGCTACTGTCCACCTACACGGAGGACAATGCGTCGCAGGCACGTGATGACGCACACCGCTGCATCGTCTCGTGCCTGGCCGACCCGACCACCTTCTTGCTTGACCACCTACTGCCCCTCAAGCCCGTACGCTTCCTCGAGGGCGAGCTCGTGCACGACCTGCTCACCATCTTTGTGGCCGATAAGCTGTCTGCCTACCTCGCCTTCTATCAG GCCAACAAGGACTTTGTGTCCTCCCTGGGTCTGTCGCACGAGCAGAGCCTGCACAAGATGCGGCTGCTGACGCTGATGCAGCTGGCTGAGTCCCGGCGCGAGCTTCCCTTCGAGCTGCTCCAGCAAGAGCTCCAGCTGCAGGACGTCGAAGGCTTCGTGGTGGAGGCCTTGCGGACGCGCATGCTCACCGCCAAGATTGACCAGATGGGCCGCAAGGTCATCGTGGGCaccacggtgcaccgcacctttGGTCGACACCAGTGGGTGCAGCTTAAGGAGAGCCTCGCCCAGTGGCACGACCGGCTGGGGCACGTTGAGAGCAGCATGGACAGAGTCACGCGCGCCCACTTCGAGCCCCTCACGGCCCCACCCACGGCTTGA